The DNA segment CAAATTGTCTATCGCTGTTTGAATTTCTTCGATTCCGAGGTTGCAATCGATTTCGCCCACACCGTCTTGAATTTCTAACTCGTCATCAATAAAATGAATCTTCTTATTTGTTCGGATTCTATCTAAACATTCATTTACCATAATCCTTCGCATCCAACCTTCAAAGCTTCCTTTATCCTCAAAATTTTTAATGTTCGAAAAAACTTTCATAAATCCCGTGAGCATTACATCTTCGGCGTGCTGCAAGTCCTTTATATACAATCGGCAAACGCTCAACATCTTTGGTGCAAATCGACCGTAAATTTCTTGTTGCGCTTTTCGATCTTTGGCTATAGCCAAATCAATAAGAGTGTTTAATTGCTGATGTAGTTTAATAACTTTCAAAGTGGTTTATAAAAGTGGTTCTATTAGTATAGACGAGAATAGCCTAGAAAAGGTTGTACGGGATTGTAATTATTTTTTAAAAATAAAAATAATTAACTGATAATAAGCTATTTATAAATTTATTTTTTTCGTTCTATCACATAATTTACCATAAGAACGAGGGCGTCCTTAAATTCGGATTGCGGGTAAACTTCCAAAAGCTGAAGTGCTTGTTGTTGAAATTCAATCATTTTTTCTTCGGCATATTTCAAACCATTTTGCTGCTTGACAAATGCTATAACTTCTTTGACCCGCTTTTTATCTTTATTGTGGTTTTTGACCGAATTGATCAGCCATCTCTTTTGAGATTTATCAGAATGATTGAGAGCATAGATTAATGGAAGAGTCATTTTTTGCTCCTTAATATCAATACCTGTAGGCTTTCCGATAGCATCATCTGTATAATCAAACAAGTCGTCTTTTATTTGAAAAGCCATTCCGATTAATTCGCCAAAAAGTCGCATATTTTCGACCTGAGCATCATCATTTTCAAGAACTGATCTCGCTCCAAGAGCGCAACAAGCGGCGATAAGAGTGGCAGTTTTCTTTCTGATGATGTCATAGTAAATATCTTCGGTAATGTCGAGTCGGCGGGCTTTTTCTATCTGAAGTAATTCACCTTCGCTCATTTCGCGAACGGCAACTGAGATAATTTTTAGAAGATCAAAATCGCCATTGTCTATAGAAAGTAGCAATCCTTTTGACAGTAAATAATCTCCAACGAGAACTGCAATTTTATTTTTCCAAAGTGCATTTATAGAGAAAAATCCCCGTCTTTGATTAGAATCATCCACAACATCATCGTGCACAAGAGTGGCAGTGTGAATAAGTTCGATTACGGCGGCACCCCTATAAGTGCGTTCATTAACTGCTGCATCTAACATTTTGGCGGTTAAGAAAACAAACATTGGACGCATTTGCTTTCCTTTTCGATTAACCACATAGTGGGTAATTCTGTTGAGGAGCGCTACCTGTGAAGTCATAGATTGGTAAAACTTCTTCTCGAAGACAGCCATTTCTACAACAATAGGCGCTTTTATTTGCTCGGTGATTTTCATTCTACAACAGTGATGATGATTTTTATTAAAACTTTAATTTAAGAATATGTTTGCCCTAATCAGGACTTGTTGGCGAGTTGTCCACAGGCAGCATCAATATCTTTTCCACGGCTGCGACGTACTTTGGCCACAATTCCATTTTCGGCTAGAGCTGAAATATAAGCATCTATAGCCTCATCTGAAGCTTGCTGAAATTCGCCTTCTGTCTCTATTGGATTGTACTCAATAAGATTCACCTTGCAAGGAACATATTTGCAAAATTTGACAAGCGCATCTACAGATTCCTTATTGTCATTGATGTTTTTCCATACCACATATTCATAGGTCACCTTACTCTTGGTTTTTGCATACCAATATTGCAGAGATTCTTTGAGATCTACCAAAGGGAAATTTTTGCTAAAAGGCATAATGCTCGCTCTGATTGAATCAATTGCTGAGTGTAGTGACACTGCTAATTGGAATTTTACTTCATCATCTGCTAGTTTCTTAATCATTTTGGGCAAGCCCGAAGTAGAAACTGTAATTCGTTTTGGCGACATACTAAGTCCTTCTGTCGAAGTTATCATATCTATTGCCTTAAGTACATTGTTGTAATTCATCAATGGCTCACCCATACCCATGAAAACAATGTTAGAAAGTGGGCGGTTATGATACAATCTACTTTCTTTATCGATTGCTATTACTTGATCATAGATTTCGTCAGGATTTAGGTTACGCATTCTCTTGAGTTGTGCTGTTGCACAAAAATTGCAATCCAAACTACAACCTACCTGACTAGAAACGCAGGCGGTAGTACGAGTATTTGTAGG comes from the Flavobacterium ardleyense genome and includes:
- a CDS encoding polyprenyl synthetase family protein; its protein translation is MKITEQIKAPIVVEMAVFEKKFYQSMTSQVALLNRITHYVVNRKGKQMRPMFVFLTAKMLDAAVNERTYRGAAVIELIHTATLVHDDVVDDSNQRRGFFSINALWKNKIAVLVGDYLLSKGLLLSIDNGDFDLLKIISVAVREMSEGELLQIEKARRLDITEDIYYDIIRKKTATLIAACCALGARSVLENDDAQVENMRLFGELIGMAFQIKDDLFDYTDDAIGKPTGIDIKEQKMTLPLIYALNHSDKSQKRWLINSVKNHNKDKKRVKEVIAFVKQQNGLKYAEEKMIEFQQQALQLLEVYPQSEFKDALVLMVNYVIERKK
- the rlmN gene encoding 23S rRNA (adenine(2503)-C(2))-methyltransferase RlmN gives rise to the protein MEITKKDIRALSKEELREFFSINDKAFRGNQVYEWLWSKGAHSFEDMTNLSKATRAMLEENFVINHIKVDQMQRSSDGTVKNAVRLHDGLVVESVLIPTNTRTTACVSSQVGCSLDCNFCATAQLKRMRNLNPDEIYDQVIAIDKESRLYHNRPLSNIVFMGMGEPLMNYNNVLKAIDMITSTEGLSMSPKRITVSTSGLPKMIKKLADDEVKFQLAVSLHSAIDSIRASIMPFSKNFPLVDLKESLQYWYAKTKSKVTYEYVVWKNINDNKESVDALVKFCKYVPCKVNLIEYNPIETEGEFQQASDEAIDAYISALAENGIVAKVRRSRGKDIDAACGQLANKS
- a CDS encoding RNA polymerase sigma factor, which gives rise to MKVIKLHQQLNTLIDLAIAKDRKAQQEIYGRFAPKMLSVCRLYIKDLQHAEDVMLTGFMKVFSNIKNFEDKGSFEGWMRRIMVNECLDRIRTNKKIHFIDDELEIQDGVGEIDCNLGIEEIQTAIDNLPEGYKMIFNLYAIEGYKHKEIAEMLGINEGTSKSQLSNARKMLQVQINKLNEYQKWN